A genomic segment from Psychrobacter arcticus 273-4 encodes:
- a CDS encoding HlyC/CorC family transporter, with amino-acid sequence MSEDAPSPSSWSMRGLKRWLSTAPETRDELIRLVQDSRQFLEPDTVDMLEGVLDLPATQVREIMTPRPQVVGLHESASLAEVMDIILETTHSRYPVFDSQDDDAVIGILLAKDLIPLLVHMVRDQEDKISSKRLRDLVRQPLYISESARSDTLLRSLQRTQVHMAIVVDEFGNFGGVVTMEDLLEEIVGDIVDEHDDFDADSDINNIVADPEKPNTWRVQASTVIEDCNDELGCHFDDTDVDTMGGLVMQTLGHVGDLEGESVVIDDWQITITDVEGRFIQNLELTKIKPGQQILIGSH; translated from the coding sequence ATGTCTGAAGATGCTCCAAGCCCGAGTAGTTGGTCGATGCGCGGCTTAAAACGCTGGCTATCGACCGCCCCCGAAACCCGAGATGAACTGATACGTTTGGTACAAGACTCGCGCCAATTCCTAGAACCTGACACCGTTGATATGTTAGAAGGCGTGCTTGATCTGCCGGCAACACAAGTGCGTGAAATCATGACTCCGCGCCCGCAGGTGGTTGGGCTACATGAAAGCGCCAGCCTTGCTGAAGTGATGGACATCATCCTTGAGACCACCCACTCGCGCTATCCGGTTTTTGATAGCCAAGATGACGATGCGGTCATCGGTATCCTATTGGCAAAAGATTTGATTCCTTTATTGGTGCATATGGTGCGCGATCAAGAAGATAAGATCAGTAGCAAGCGCTTAAGAGATTTGGTGCGCCAACCACTTTATATTAGTGAAAGTGCACGCTCTGATACCTTGCTGCGCTCCTTGCAGCGTACCCAAGTCCATATGGCGATTGTCGTCGATGAATTTGGCAATTTTGGTGGCGTGGTCACGATGGAGGATTTGCTTGAGGAGATCGTCGGTGACATCGTCGATGAGCATGATGACTTTGATGCAGACAGTGATATTAACAATATCGTTGCTGACCCTGAAAAGCCCAATACTTGGCGTGTCCAAGCCTCTACTGTGATTGAAGATTGTAACGATGAGCTTGGCTGTCATTTTGATGATACCGACGTTGATACTATGGGTGGCTTGGTCATGCAGACCCTTGGTCATGTCGGAGATTTAGAAGGTGAGAGCGTGGTCATAGACGATTGGCAAATCACCATTACTGATGTCGAAGGGCGCTTTATTCAAAATCTTGAGCTGACCAAAATCAAGCCGGGTCAGCAAATCTTGATTGGTAGTCATTAG
- a CDS encoding dienelactone hydrolase family protein, translating into MSIKTFELISTTENGIQLISYVALPEAASDDNPVAGILVAPEWWGVVEHPKNVTERLAKAGYAAVAMDVYGEGKLTSDAAQANMWMEQVLADQDMLMARCRLILNDFSDQLAVDSDNLGAIGYCFGGKIVLDMAREGMPLKAVATFHGNPSPKQPADKQFSAKVLVAHGRDDSMVSMDAIEGLKAELDGADIDYTIDVYDGAKHGFTNPNADERAAKNGVDLGYNETAAKQSWDNMLEFMKDNLA; encoded by the coding sequence ATGTCAATTAAGACGTTTGAATTAATCAGTACTACAGAAAATGGTATTCAATTGATCAGCTATGTCGCGCTGCCAGAAGCGGCGTCCGATGACAATCCCGTAGCCGGTATTTTGGTCGCACCAGAATGGTGGGGCGTGGTCGAGCATCCAAAGAACGTCACTGAACGCTTAGCAAAAGCAGGCTACGCTGCGGTCGCTATGGATGTATACGGTGAAGGCAAGCTAACTTCAGATGCCGCACAAGCAAATATGTGGATGGAACAAGTGTTAGCCGATCAAGACATGCTCATGGCACGCTGCCGTTTGATTCTTAATGACTTTAGCGATCAGCTAGCCGTTGATAGCGATAACTTGGGTGCGATTGGCTATTGCTTTGGTGGCAAAATCGTCCTTGATATGGCGCGAGAAGGTATGCCCTTAAAAGCAGTGGCTACCTTCCACGGCAACCCATCACCTAAGCAGCCTGCCGATAAGCAGTTCAGCGCTAAAGTATTGGTCGCTCATGGTCGCGATGATTCTATGGTATCGATGGACGCCATAGAAGGTCTCAAAGCAGAATTGGACGGCGCAGATATTGATTACACCATTGATGTTTATGATGGCGCTAAGCACGGATTTACCAATCCAAATGCTGACGAGCGCGCTGCCAAAAATGGCGTAGACTTGGGCTATAACGAAACGGCTGCTAAACAGAGCTGGGACAATATGTTGGAGTTTATGAAAGATAATTTGGCGTAA
- the ylqF gene encoding ribosome biogenesis GTPase YlqF — MDKRVSIQWFPGHMNKARNEIKEIMPQMDVVIEVIDARIPYSSENPMVAALRGEKPVIKILNKADLADPELTQAWMDYLEQQNGVKAIACDTDKANDVKRIIAICKQLVPNKVGTGRQIKAMIMGIPNVGKSTLINTLAGRAVARTGDEPAVTKSQQLIKLDDDIMLYDTPGMLWPKVENENSGYRLAATGGIRDTAFDFADVASYTAEYLLTAYPELLKTRYKIEELPKTDWEFFEIAGRNRGCVRAGNKVDTYRMSEILVNELRSGKIGRITLEKPAMTEAEEVIVAEQRIASEEKRIAKEEEKRLRRLKTRKNRK, encoded by the coding sequence ATGGATAAGAGAGTAAGTATTCAGTGGTTCCCTGGGCATATGAACAAAGCCCGCAATGAAATTAAAGAAATCATGCCGCAGATGGATGTGGTTATCGAAGTGATTGATGCGCGTATTCCTTATAGCAGCGAAAACCCAATGGTCGCAGCGTTGCGTGGCGAAAAACCTGTCATCAAAATCCTTAACAAAGCTGACCTTGCGGATCCTGAATTGACCCAAGCGTGGATGGACTATCTTGAGCAGCAAAACGGTGTTAAAGCCATTGCTTGTGATACTGATAAAGCCAATGATGTCAAACGTATCATCGCAATCTGTAAACAACTCGTCCCCAATAAAGTCGGAACCGGTCGCCAAATCAAAGCCATGATTATGGGAATTCCAAACGTCGGTAAATCGACTTTGATTAATACTTTGGCTGGACGCGCCGTGGCAAGAACTGGCGACGAACCAGCGGTCACCAAGTCACAGCAGCTTATCAAGCTTGACGATGACATCATGCTCTATGATACGCCCGGTATGCTGTGGCCAAAAGTTGAAAACGAAAATTCTGGCTATCGCTTGGCAGCGACAGGCGGCATTCGCGACACGGCGTTTGACTTTGCAGATGTTGCCAGTTATACCGCTGAGTATTTGTTAACCGCCTATCCTGAGCTACTAAAAACTCGCTATAAAATTGAAGAACTGCCTAAGACCGATTGGGAGTTTTTTGAAATAGCTGGTCGCAATCGCGGCTGCGTACGCGCGGGCAATAAAGTCGATACCTACCGGATGTCAGAAATCCTAGTCAATGAGCTGCGTAGCGGTAAGATTGGACGTATCACTTTAGAGAAGCCTGCTATGACTGAGGCTGAAGAAGTCATCGTCGCTGAGCAACGTATCGCGTCAGAAGAAAAAAGAATCGCTAAAGAAGAAGAGAAACGCTTGCGTCGCTTGAAAACGCGGAAGAATCGGAAGTAA
- a CDS encoding IS256 family transposase, translating to MTTQSDIKKLAEQMASSMNSFDDIKDFQKQLMQSFIDTALEAEMEDHLGYPKHEKADKPNKRNGHTKKTVRSDTGDLEISTPRDRDSSFEPALVRKHQTRVSGLDDKIIFFYAKGQTTTEIVDTIKELYDVDISSSLVSRVTDNILDDITAWQNRPLSSVYPIVYLDCIVVKVRQDKQIINKAIYLALGVNLNGKKELLGMWLSENEGAKFWLGVLTELQNRGVQDILIACVDGLKGFPDAINTVYPKAQVQLCIVHMVRYSMKFVPWIDKKNVAADLKAIYGADTIELAQANLEHFDETWGKNYPHVVKSWRNNWEGLTVFFNYPKDIRKAIYTTNAIESLNSVIRTAVNKRKVFPSDQAAFKVVYLATQQASKKWSMPIRNWTSALNRFMIMFDDRISKHLI from the coding sequence ATGACTACTCAATCTGACATTAAAAAACTGGCCGAGCAAATGGCTAGTAGCATGAACAGCTTCGATGACATCAAAGACTTCCAAAAGCAGCTCATGCAATCCTTTATCGATACTGCCTTAGAAGCTGAGATGGAAGATCATCTAGGCTATCCTAAGCATGAGAAGGCAGACAAGCCTAATAAGCGTAATGGGCACACTAAAAAGACAGTCCGTAGCGACACAGGCGATCTTGAGATCTCCACCCCAAGAGACCGTGACAGCAGCTTTGAACCTGCATTAGTGCGTAAGCATCAAACCCGTGTCAGTGGACTTGATGACAAAATCATATTCTTTTATGCCAAAGGTCAAACGACGACTGAGATCGTTGATACCATCAAAGAGCTCTACGACGTAGATATCTCAAGTAGCTTGGTTTCAAGAGTCACCGACAATATATTAGATGACATCACCGCTTGGCAAAACCGTCCATTGAGTAGTGTTTATCCTATCGTCTATTTGGACTGCATTGTCGTTAAGGTACGTCAAGACAAGCAGATCATCAACAAAGCCATTTATTTAGCCTTAGGCGTTAACCTTAACGGTAAAAAAGAGCTGCTTGGTATGTGGCTATCAGAGAACGAGGGCGCTAAGTTCTGGCTAGGCGTACTCACTGAACTACAAAACCGCGGGGTTCAAGATATCTTGATCGCCTGTGTTGATGGTTTAAAGGGTTTCCCTGATGCCATTAACACCGTCTACCCTAAAGCTCAGGTTCAGCTGTGTATCGTGCATATGGTGCGGTATTCAATGAAGTTTGTGCCGTGGATAGATAAAAAGAATGTGGCGGCTGATCTAAAAGCCATCTATGGCGCTGATACCATAGAGCTTGCACAAGCCAACCTTGAGCACTTTGATGAGACTTGGGGCAAGAATTACCCACATGTGGTCAAGTCTTGGCGCAATAACTGGGAGGGCTTAACGGTGTTCTTTAATTATCCTAAAGACATCAGAAAAGCGATTTATACCACTAATGCTATTGAGTCTTTAAACAGTGTTATCCGTACGGCGGTGAATAAGCGTAAGGTATTCCCATCAGATCAGGCAGCATTCAAGGTGGTGTACTTAGCAACCCAGCAGGCATCCAAAAAGTGGTCGATGCCCATTCGTAACTGGACGTCTGCTTTAAATCGCTTTATGATTATGTTTGATGACCGTATTAGTAAGCATTTAATCTAA
- a CDS encoding Lnb N-terminal periplasmic domain-containing protein encodes MAIWYQFGGHSVLTWLITLTVIGLLAALLAMRLWSSMTEKLICRLAGSRKINSKKISLKTVSKILIATYTALWLIGLGWFFSIEAQQERDWMPEVAERVTYTRDASNPDLITLTNVRNFDWHTDTEATERWETRTIDMSKLSGVDITNSYWMGPLIAHTLVSFRFEEERPLAFSFEIRKENGESFSALAGFFRRFELSLIAAEERDIIYTRSNARGEQVYLFPISNLQQHEVRALFESYLTAADELNAKPAWYNTLTSNCTNIIFYMARLVSDDRLPWDYRIWVSGWLPNYLHDAGMLDTNPDKSGQPWSMDTWYERTHINPKVNGFDPKFPKDNPVADNDNAIHNSDFSMQIRQGIPIPPLDDAKK; translated from the coding sequence ATGGCAATCTGGTATCAATTTGGCGGGCACTCAGTTCTAACATGGCTCATAACACTTACTGTTATTGGGTTACTGGCAGCACTGCTTGCGATGCGCTTGTGGTCGAGCATGACTGAAAAACTGATCTGCAGGCTCGCTGGCTCAAGAAAAATTAATAGTAAAAAAATCTCTCTAAAAACTGTCTCTAAAATCCTTATAGCCACCTATACGGCACTTTGGCTAATCGGTCTTGGTTGGTTTTTCTCTATTGAAGCGCAACAAGAGCGCGACTGGATGCCAGAGGTAGCTGAAAGAGTTACTTATACCCGCGATGCAAGCAATCCTGATTTGATTACACTAACCAACGTACGCAACTTTGATTGGCATACCGACACAGAAGCGACAGAGCGCTGGGAGACGCGCACGATTGATATGTCAAAGTTATCTGGCGTCGATATTACCAATTCGTATTGGATGGGGCCACTGATTGCCCATACGCTAGTGAGCTTTCGTTTTGAAGAGGAGCGCCCGCTTGCCTTCTCATTTGAGATTCGTAAAGAGAATGGCGAATCGTTTTCGGCATTGGCAGGGTTTTTTAGACGTTTTGAATTGAGCTTGATTGCCGCAGAAGAGCGAGATATTATCTACACACGCAGTAACGCGCGCGGCGAGCAGGTGTATCTGTTTCCCATTAGCAATTTACAGCAGCATGAAGTTAGAGCATTGTTTGAGTCATATTTGACTGCTGCTGATGAGCTAAATGCCAAGCCTGCTTGGTACAATACCTTGACCAGCAACTGTACCAATATTATCTTTTATATGGCGCGTCTCGTCAGCGATGATCGTCTGCCATGGGACTACCGGATTTGGGTCTCTGGTTGGTTGCCCAATTATCTTCATGATGCCGGTATGTTAGACACCAATCCAGACAAGAGCGGACAGCCTTGGTCGATGGATACCTGGTATGAGCGCACCCATATCAACCCAAAGGTTAATGGGTTTGATCCTAAATTTCCGAAAGATAACCCTGTTGCCGATAACGACAACGCCATTCATAACAGCGATTTTTCGATGCAGATTCGCCAAGGCATTCCTATTCCGCCGCTTGACGATGCTAAAAAATAG
- a CDS encoding YcgN family cysteine cluster protein: protein MTLNLLNNDKSSLNADTDTPLLFEGGSTESLRPQFWSRFTLAELNLSEWEALCDGCGSCCLIKYIDEDEQGNVDEDLVEYTDVTCQLMDCATGYCTHYATRQEHVPDCIQLTIENLPNMMWLPSHCAYKRLYKGQNLPSWHLLLTEDVLATQKKMRAANVGVAGRCVTEIGMDDEEMETRVVNWVKP, encoded by the coding sequence ATGACCCTAAATTTGTTAAATAACGATAAATCCAGCTTAAATGCCGATACGGACACGCCTTTATTATTTGAAGGTGGCTCGACTGAATCACTGCGCCCGCAATTTTGGTCACGCTTTACGCTAGCAGAATTAAACCTTAGCGAATGGGAAGCACTGTGCGATGGCTGCGGCAGTTGCTGCTTGATTAAATATATCGATGAGGACGAGCAGGGCAATGTTGATGAAGATTTGGTGGAATATACCGATGTGACTTGCCAGCTAATGGACTGTGCGACCGGCTATTGTACGCATTATGCGACACGCCAAGAGCATGTGCCAGATTGTATTCAGCTGACGATTGAAAATCTACCAAATATGATGTGGCTACCGTCGCACTGTGCCTATAAGCGTTTATATAAAGGGCAAAACCTACCAAGTTGGCATTTATTATTGACTGAAGATGTGCTGGCAACCCAGAAAAAAATGCGCGCCGCCAATGTGGGTGTGGCGGGACGCTGCGTGACTGAAATCGGTATGGATGATGAAGAGATGGAAACGCGAGTGGTCAATTGGGTGAAGCCTTAG
- the lnt gene encoding apolipoprotein N-acyltransferase translates to MRLSTVDLQKRLNPEKPKGLPLVLTILIAWLAGAIFIFALAPYGFWPVALVSPAILYALLLPQMSGKRAFFIGQAYGTGLWCVGAFWLYTSIHVYGDTPVWLALIMIALMGLCMGLFHGFLALTFNRLVGKQPLSFAALWILQEWMKTWLFTGFPWLFVGYAFTEQYWLSSLAPVAGVFAVSFVAVLLAASIVELLRRRGGYLIATFALLIISTSLWLINPQWTKPKGTPDLSVSLIQGNIPQDLKWLTEYQIETLKIYATLTSTEWGRDIVLWPESSIPMFQDEAVGFINEMVKMAKETDTTWVTGIPYRDQADFDPKMDKYPPFYNSVIALGSDAEGMYKKQRLVPFGEYIPFEGMLDILPNLAGSQDIMSYSRGSDSQSPLRVRGHNLGAAVCYEVAYPDTTRKNAINTDFLLTISNDAWFGTSAGPLQHLQMVQMRALENGRWFMRATNTGVTAIIDHKGRIVKRAPQFERTVLRGDIQARVGNTPFMRFGNYPILMVIALLLLLSYLGKRATPRTRVID, encoded by the coding sequence ATGCGTCTGTCTACTGTTGATTTGCAAAAACGTCTAAACCCTGAGAAGCCAAAGGGTTTACCTCTGGTGCTGACGATATTGATTGCGTGGCTGGCAGGCGCAATATTTATCTTTGCACTCGCGCCTTATGGCTTTTGGCCAGTGGCTCTGGTCTCTCCGGCGATTTTATACGCTTTATTACTGCCACAGATGAGTGGTAAGCGGGCGTTTTTTATTGGTCAGGCTTATGGGACAGGGCTTTGGTGTGTGGGAGCGTTTTGGTTATATACCTCTATTCATGTGTATGGTGATACGCCAGTATGGCTTGCACTGATTATGATTGCGCTGATGGGTCTTTGCATGGGATTATTCCATGGCTTTTTGGCACTGACTTTTAATCGACTGGTTGGTAAGCAGCCCTTGTCATTTGCCGCGCTATGGATATTGCAAGAGTGGATGAAGACTTGGCTGTTTACCGGTTTTCCATGGCTGTTTGTCGGTTATGCATTTACTGAGCAGTATTGGCTGTCGTCATTGGCACCTGTTGCGGGCGTGTTTGCCGTCTCTTTTGTAGCAGTGTTATTGGCGGCCAGTATTGTGGAGCTTTTGCGCCGTCGCGGTGGCTATCTGATTGCCACGTTTGCGCTGTTAATCATTAGTACTTCTTTATGGCTCATCAATCCGCAATGGACGAAGCCAAAGGGCACGCCTGATTTATCGGTGTCGTTAATTCAGGGCAATATTCCACAAGACTTAAAATGGCTGACTGAGTACCAGATAGAGACGCTAAAAATTTATGCGACTTTGACAAGTACAGAGTGGGGGCGTGATATTGTCTTATGGCCGGAATCTTCTATTCCCATGTTTCAAGATGAAGCAGTTGGCTTTATCAATGAAATGGTGAAAATGGCCAAAGAAACCGATACCACATGGGTCACAGGCATTCCTTATCGAGATCAAGCAGACTTTGATCCAAAAATGGATAAGTATCCACCGTTTTATAATAGTGTGATTGCGCTTGGTAGCGATGCTGAAGGGATGTATAAAAAGCAGCGTTTGGTACCCTTTGGCGAATATATTCCCTTCGAGGGCATGTTAGATATCTTGCCAAATCTTGCCGGTAGCCAAGACATCATGAGCTATAGCCGCGGTAGTGATAGCCAATCACCGCTGCGAGTACGTGGGCATAATCTGGGCGCGGCAGTGTGTTATGAAGTGGCTTATCCTGATACCACACGAAAAAATGCCATCAATACTGATTTTTTATTGACCATCTCAAACGATGCATGGTTTGGCACTTCAGCTGGTCCGCTACAACATTTACAAATGGTACAGATGCGCGCGCTTGAAAACGGACGCTGGTTTATGCGCGCAACCAATACGGGTGTGACCGCCATTATTGATCACAAAGGACGTATCGTAAAACGTGCACCACAGTTTGAGCGCACCGTATTACGCGGTGATATTCAGGCACGTGTCGGTAATACACCTTTTATGCG
- a CDS encoding acyl-CoA thioesterase: MSDYSQLIGELLATVALIEVSPDVFEGKSHDYVGARIFGGQVLAQAIMAAAHTLDEDKPCHSLHGYFLRGGDINQPVIYQVRRLRDGRSLSAREVTAIQYKQVRGKPPVEQVIFSMIASFSPMEEGLEYQEDMPVYPPPEDLLAEQDLKEDYVGKVPEALKSRFMRRRHVEIKPVKPRDPIHPAPMKPKQANWLRIRELGNQPVAIQQALLAFSSDFYLVGTGLMSHGISFMTSGLQAASIDHSMHFHRHFDLNDWLLYDMWSDTTSNAMGLNHGQFWQDGKLVATVQQEGLMRLRVPKS, translated from the coding sequence ATGTCTGATTATTCACAACTGATAGGTGAGCTACTAGCTACCGTCGCGCTCATCGAAGTCAGCCCTGATGTATTTGAAGGTAAAAGCCATGACTATGTCGGTGCCCGTATTTTTGGTGGGCAAGTGCTCGCACAAGCGATCATGGCGGCAGCGCATACGCTTGATGAAGATAAGCCTTGTCATTCATTGCATGGGTATTTTTTGCGCGGCGGTGATATCAACCAGCCGGTGATTTATCAAGTACGGCGCTTACGTGATGGGCGTAGCCTGTCCGCGCGTGAAGTGACGGCGATTCAATATAAGCAAGTGCGTGGTAAGCCGCCGGTTGAGCAAGTGATATTTTCGATGATTGCGTCTTTTTCACCGATGGAAGAAGGCTTAGAGTATCAAGAAGATATGCCTGTTTATCCGCCGCCTGAAGATTTACTCGCTGAGCAGGATTTAAAAGAAGACTATGTCGGTAAAGTCCCAGAGGCATTAAAATCTCGCTTTATGCGCCGTCGTCATGTCGAGATTAAACCGGTTAAGCCACGTGATCCGATTCACCCAGCACCGATGAAGCCTAAGCAAGCGAACTGGCTGCGTATCCGCGAGCTTGGCAATCAACCCGTCGCGATTCAGCAAGCATTATTGGCATTTTCCTCTGATTTTTATCTGGTTGGTACCGGGCTGATGTCACATGGTATTAGCTTTATGACCAGTGGCTTGCAAGCTGCTAGTATCGACCATTCGATGCATTTTCATCGTCATTTTGACTTGAATGATTGGCTGTTATACGACATGTGGAGTGATACCACCTCCAATGCGATGGGACTCAATCACGGTCAGTTTTGGCAAGATGGCAAGCTAGTGGCGACCGTACAGCAAGAAGGTTTGATGCGTTTGCGTGTACCGAAGTCTTAA
- the mutY gene encoding A/G-specific adenine glycosylase: MPTQFSHSLTSLDAFAPRLLAWFEINGRHDLPWQQHQTDTPNPYIVWLSEVMLQQTQVTTVLPYFARFMASFPTVQDLAAAEWDTVAEHWAGLGYYARARNLHKGAKQLVEVIDETGEYPTTLAGWEAISGVGPSTAGAIMAMGLHRYGVICDGNVKRVLTRWAAIDGDITKSATTKELWALAERLTPKENSGLFAQAMMDMGATLCTRSKPACLLCPLQDDCLAHAQGRETDYPVKAKKQPKPSKFSNALLIENENGEILWLQRPDNGIWGGLWSLPLAFIEKISGKVAVKDADKNKNKELIAANDNQLLEVASNEKVYETEFTTAEQIINEWINKNELVAKSVNDTLLDDSPIKHSLTHFHWYLTPQTVNLNTKQAQEITEALQAGEININWLNADDAQATLGLPKAMVKILE, encoded by the coding sequence TTGCCTACTCAATTTTCTCACTCATTAACTTCTTTAGACGCATTCGCCCCACGACTCCTTGCTTGGTTTGAAATCAACGGTCGTCATGATTTACCTTGGCAACAACACCAAACTGATACGCCCAATCCATATATCGTTTGGTTATCAGAAGTTATGCTCCAGCAAACACAGGTAACCACTGTACTGCCCTATTTTGCACGCTTTATGGCATCGTTTCCGACGGTGCAGGATTTGGCAGCAGCAGAATGGGATACCGTGGCAGAGCATTGGGCAGGGCTTGGTTACTATGCGCGTGCACGTAATTTGCATAAGGGTGCTAAACAGTTGGTTGAAGTCATCGATGAGACTGGTGAATACCCAACGACACTAGCAGGTTGGGAAGCGATATCAGGTGTTGGTCCTTCGACCGCTGGGGCAATTATGGCGATGGGCTTGCATCGTTATGGCGTGATTTGTGATGGCAACGTCAAACGGGTACTGACACGCTGGGCAGCAATTGATGGCGACATCACTAAGTCCGCTACGACCAAAGAGCTGTGGGCATTGGCAGAGCGTCTAACACCTAAAGAGAATTCAGGATTATTCGCCCAAGCGATGATGGATATGGGTGCAACCTTATGCACGCGTAGCAAGCCTGCTTGTCTATTATGCCCACTACAAGATGATTGCTTGGCTCATGCTCAAGGTCGTGAGACGGACTATCCAGTGAAAGCTAAAAAACAGCCTAAACCGAGTAAATTTAGCAATGCACTGCTTATTGAAAACGAAAATGGTGAGATACTGTGGCTACAGCGTCCTGACAATGGCATTTGGGGTGGACTGTGGAGTTTGCCGCTAGCATTTATAGAAAAAATTAGCGGAAAAGTTGCCGTGAAGGATGCTGACAAGAATAAAAATAAGGAACTAATTGCAGCGAATGATAATCAGCTTTTAGAAGTGGCTAGTAATGAGAAAGTATACGAGACAGAATTTACCACTGCTGAGCAAATTATTAATGAGTGGATAAATAAGAATGAATTGGTCGCAAAATCGGTCAACGACACATTACTGGATGATTCGCCTATTAAACATTCATTGACCCATTTTCATTGGTATTTGACACCACAAACAGTCAATTTAAATACTAAGCAAGCGCAAGAAATAACCGAAGCATTGCAAGCTGGCGAAATTAATATTAATTGGTTAAATGCGGATGATGCACAAGCAACGCTAGGATTACCAAAAGCGATGGTTAAGATTTTAGAATAA